The DNA region cctagctttcaaaaaaaaaaaaagtttgatagcCCTAACAAGTGTTGACTAGAAAAgataacccaaaataaaaacaaaaataaaaataaaaactagctaaataatttaaaacttggccaaaaaaaaaaaagggaaaagttaGTTTTGGGATGGGTAGGAAATgcctaaaatttgaaaaatatatcaactTCAAACCTTATCTTATACATAACACTgcacatgtgaccgcaaaaatgaggtgcAGTGTGATTATGATTTTGGTTAAACTCTAAACCACACCACACTGCACATGTGACTGCAAAAATAAGGTACGGTGCAGTTATGATTTTAGTTAAACCGCACCGCAAAGTGCAGTGCTAAAAATGGCCCAAAACCGCACCGCGAACACTCCTAAATGTAATATATTGGAAATTGGAATTTGTAGCTTCTCATTTGTGCATTTTCTAGTAAGGTTCGGCCAATCTCACTGGGCTAATATGACCATGTGACAAATAgtaacccaaaaataaatatatttatacacaAATAAGGGAAAAATTACCCGAATTATTTTGGAAAGTGTATAACTAAAGATTATTAATACATGGCAAGATTTATAATACAACCATGTAATTgctttttgagaaatgatatgtccacaatatttttataacatttttataacaaatcctaagtggcaggatgttactagttgttattgttggggcaaaaaagtaatcttgatgttaagttcaaatttgaaccaataacaactaaccacctatgatttgttgtaaaaatgttgtggacgtagcacctctcttgcTTTTTATGAGGTcatgtaatttctttttatgaGGTCTACTTCATAGtgattactttttattatctAGCTTAAAACAGTTTAGAATTTACATATTCCTCtttcaactatcaaattatataataaataaataaataacattgcAGAGTAAGTTACAATTGGAATCTCTCACAAAAACTCAAAGTTCAATTCTCTCCCCTTTTAATTctcaagaacaaaaagaaaagaaagaaaaatctcCACTtgcccttctttttcttttctttttttcttttcttcgaGAATCAATCAATAAAACTTGACAAATTAGATACAGTACGTGAATGATTAGTTAGGAAAGTACAACTTTGGTAAGTAccttatttgaaatttgaattactCACTAAAACTAACTATGTTGGTCCTagccttctctctctttttcttaatttcctcgaaaaacagagaaagatataaaagtCTAGGGAAGACCAGCATGCATCTTGTCTTGTCTTCCCCCATGCCCATTGTGGGGGTAGATGATAAGCATTACTCTCACAAAATTCTTCACTCGCAATCAAAGCCCACTTATTTTCTAACCCATCATAACTGTGAACtatcaatataaataccccattCTTACTACCTTTATTTCTCAACCAAACATCTCTACTTGTTTGAAATTAAAgtgctcttttttcttctcttctcttctcttacAATCCAACTCCGGTTCTCTTtgtaagtctctctctctctttatttgtattctcttatctatCAAGGGGAGTCCATAGTTGGgcacccaaaaccaaaaaatatttaggtTTGGGTTAGTGAAATAGACTTTTAGGCCCCGTCTGTTTGGAGTGAAAATAGAGAGGATGGAAAACTAAGGGAGGAAAATAGACATTTTTCACTGTTCgtttggagagaaaagaaagggaggATAGAAAAccgggaggaaaattttcctcccggGCCCACAAAAATTTTCCTCCTAAATTGGAAGGAAAATGATGGGAGAAAACATTGAGATGGATGCTTTTACTAAAAAGCCCCCATCCCACCTAacgtgttcttttttttctttttcttttttcaacgttactgagaaggttctttttttctttttctttttttcttttcaacgtTACTGTctgaacgtttttttttttttttcaacgttactaagaacttttttttttctttttttttcaacgttattgtctgaaagtttttttttttcaacatctgaacgttttttttttcaacatcttacatgtaataagggtataatagtcaatttatataaattacattttccatcctcccactttttcacccctccaaccgaacacacaagagagaaaactaaatattttccatcttcccacttttccatcctctcacaatttttcatcctctcactttttcactccTCCAACCGAACAAACCCTTAGGTTGGGGATAGCCTAGATTTTTAGTTCTAATTAAGTTTATTCAAGTAAAGATTAATCTTCTTGTAGTTTGAATTATATGGTATCTTATTTATAAACTAACTTTCTAATTTAGTTATATTTCTAAGTCAAATAACACACCATTTTTCTTATAAGAAAAGGGTGAATGTGAGTTTAATAGTTTATAGgttcaaaatatattgaaaaagtaTTCATATATTGAATTCTGAATACGAGGTTTGTTTGCAGGCGTATATCTAGCTAGTTTTGGGTTTAAATTACATTACTTGGTTCTTTTGACATTTGTTTTTCTcttgattgaataaataaataaaggtgtTAACGTGCACTAGAAAGTGTCTGTTAATAACAActtttttataactttatagTAACTTTTTGCaacttttgataatttttatttttttagtaatttttttgataatttttttatactttttaagtAAAACCCATAAAATGAAACATTAACAAGCTCCCGGCAATACTTATTAACAttttccataaataaataagtttctCTTTATTAACTCAAGAGaaaacggtttttttttttcttttttgtttcttgggaAAACAACAACAGAGGCttgtacttttctttcttttttttcctccccctACGTGGAGGTGGAGGCATAATTGGTTGGTTGAAATCATTTTATTCTctcctaaaaatttaaaacttttccactttggaatttctttttcttgttattgatataattttcctttttctagtTTCCGTTGACCAATACATTAATAACATATCCATATCTACGACCCATGCATGCACACACACGTGCACATGAGTGTACACAAATTCTCTTTTGTGCACACAAACAATGcgtatgggttttttttttttttttttaccccatTAAGTGCGGTGGGTTTAGGAAccaatataaattataaattattttattattcagtttatttttgctactattcatagtcTCATTgaactttttgatactatttatagacctattatactattttaactaacttttacctttatttacagtactttcagtaataattttttatttttaattttaataaaataagtggTATTCAAACAAACCTCACATATGAAAGTATAACTATGAGAAGAATTTTATGCTTGTTGAACGGAAAATTGAACTAAATATTCATTGATACCGGTGTCTTTTTGACCATCATGTCCTCATACCTCAACTCTTTCTTCTTGATTCTTTGCTACTTAATTAAATACTAAACCCTTTTTAGGATAGTggagtcaaatttttttttttttcaaatttatgccACTGCATGATGATTTATTTGTTTCTCCTATATATGTTTCTCTGAGCgtggattttgttttagtttctacGTATTTTCGTTTCATTTTGAGTGAATGTTTTGCATTCCAAATTGTCTGCAGCCAGGTTAGGTATGGCCACCACATACAAACCAAAGAACATCCTCATTACTGGAGCAGCTGGCTTCATTGCCTCCCATCTCTGCAATCGGCTTGTCCGAAACTACCCAGATTACAAGATTGTTGTCGTTGACAAGCTTGACTACTGCTCAAACTTGAAGAACATTCTTCCTTCAAAATCAGCCCAAAACTTCAAGTTTATCAAGGGAGACATTGCCACTGCTGACCTTGTCAACTACATTCTCCTCTCTGAGTCCATTGACACCATCATGCACTTTGCAGCACAAACTCATGTTGACAACTCTTTTGGCAACAGCTTCGAGTTCACAAAGAACAACATCTATGGCACTCATGTCCTTCTCGAGGCTTGCAAAGTCACTGGTCAAATCAAGAGGTTCATCCATGTGAGCACTGATGAGGTTTATGGGGAGACAGATGAGGATGCTGTCATGGGAAACGTTGAGGCTTCTCAACTCCTTCCCACAAACCCTTATTCTGCTACTAAAGCTGGGGCTGAAATGCTTGTCATGGCATATGGGAGATCATATGGATTGCCTGTGATCACTACTAGAGGTAACAATGTTTATGGGCCTAACCAATTCCCTGAAAAGTTGATTccaaaattcattcttttgGCCATGAAGGGACAGCCTCTACCAATTCATGGGGATGGTTCTAATGTGAGGAGCTATCTCTACTGTGAAGATGTTGCTGAAGCATTTGAAACCATTCTCCACAGGGGTGAAGTTGGCCATGTTTACAACATTGGCAcacagaaagaaagaagagtgaTTGATGTGGCTAAGGAAATTTGCCAACTTTTCTCTTTGAACCCTGAAACCCATATTAAGTATGTGGAGAATAGGCCTTTTAATGACCAAAGATACTTCTTGGATGTTCAGAAGTTGAAGACTTTGGGATGGTTTGAACGTACTTCATGGGAAGAGGGTCTAAAAAAGACCATAGAATGGTATCTCAACAATTCTGACTGGTGGGGTGATGTTTCTGGAGCATTGCTTCCTCATCCAAAAATGCTAATGGTGCCTGGAATTGAAAGAAAGTGTGATGGGCCTCATAACAGAAATTCTGCTTCCTCTTTTGTGGCAAACAATTCTATTGCGAACGGAACGGTAGTCCGAAGTCCAAGGAACAACCCCTCTACTCAGAAGGGAGGTCTGAAGTTTTTGATTTATGGTAGAACAGGTTACCTTGGGGGTCTTCTTGGGCAACTTTGTGAGAAGCAAGGGATACAGTTTGTGTATGGGAAGGGACGTTTGGAGGAACGGTCACAACTCTTGCAAGAAATTCAGACTGTTAAACCAACCCATGTTTTCAATGCTGCTGGATTGACCGGCAGGCCTAATGCAGATTGGTGTGAGAGTCATAAAGTTGAGACAATTCGGACCAATGTGGTTGGTACATTAAACTTGGCAGATGTCTGCAGAGAACATGGCCTCCTAATGATGAATTATGGTAGTGGCTgtatttttgaatttgatgCAGAACATCCAATGGGGTCAGGAATTGGGTTTAAGGAGGAAGAGAAGCCTAATTACACTGGCTCTTTCTATTCCAAATCCAAAGCTGTGGTAAGTTCTTTCACTGCCCCTTTTGATTGCCATTCCACTTTGAGAA from Castanea sativa cultivar Marrone di Chiusa Pesio chromosome 6, ASM4071231v1 includes:
- the LOC142641774 gene encoding trifunctional UDP-glucose 4,6-dehydratase/UDP-4-keto-6-deoxy-D-glucose 3,5-epimerase/UDP-4-keto-L-rhamnose-reductase RHM1-like — its product is MATTYKPKNILITGAAGFIASHLCNRLVRNYPDYKIVVVDKLDYCSNLKNILPSKSAQNFKFIKGDIATADLVNYILLSESIDTIMHFAAQTHVDNSFGNSFEFTKNNIYGTHVLLEACKVTGQIKRFIHVSTDEVYGETDEDAVMGNVEASQLLPTNPYSATKAGAEMLVMAYGRSYGLPVITTRGNNVYGPNQFPEKLIPKFILLAMKGQPLPIHGDGSNVRSYLYCEDVAEAFETILHRGEVGHVYNIGTQKERRVIDVAKEICQLFSLNPETHIKYVENRPFNDQRYFLDVQKLKTLGWFERTSWEEGLKKTIEWYLNNSDWWGDVSGALLPHPKMLMVPGIERKCDGPHNRNSASSFVANNSIANGTVVRSPRNNPSTQKGGLKFLIYGRTGYLGGLLGQLCEKQGIQFVYGKGRLEERSQLLQEIQTVKPTHVFNAAGLTGRPNADWCESHKVETIRTNVVGTLNLADVCREHGLLMMNYGSGCIFEFDAEHPMGSGIGFKEEEKPNYTGSFYSKSKAVAEDLLNEYDNVCTLRARMPISSNLSHPRNFVRKITQYEKVVDIPNSMTVLDELLPMSIELAKRNRRGIWNFTNPGVVSHNEVLELYKNYIDPNFKWVNFTLEEQAKVLVAPRSNNEMDASKLKKEFPELLSIKDSLIKYIFEPNKKSIASAVSK